A stretch of DNA from Maridesulfovibrio sp.:
AGGATTTTTATGCCGGCGATGAAATGCACAGACTCGGGATCGGATTGAGCGGGGTAGACGATATTGCCGGCATGTCCGGAGAGGCTGTCATCCAGAAATTTAAACCTAATAAAGCAACAGGGAAAACAGTCATGCAGATAAAAGTACAGGCAAACGGGCAGGAAGTGGTCTTTGAACTAAATGACAGCCAGGCCTCTAAAGATCTTTACGCCCAACTGCCGATCGACATCAAAGTTGAAAATTACAGCAGTAACGAGAAAATATTTTACCCCGCAAAGAAACTGGGAACCGCAAACACTCCGCTGGTGAAATCAGCCCGGACGGGAACTCTTGCCTACTATGCTCCCTGGGGTGATGTCGTAATGTTTTACGGCAGTTTCGGATCTGCTTCCGGCCTGTATGAACTCGGTCATGCTGTTCAGGGAAGCGAAAATATCAGGAAGCTTTCAGGAACAATCAGGGTGGAAAAATAAGTAAACCTGTCTATCCGCCTGCCGAGAAATAAAGATCGGCAAGGAGGCTAACCATGTCTGATAGAACAAAACCGGAAGATAAAAAAACTGCTGTTTCGCTTGAGCGGCGGGACTTCCTCAAGGCAGGAGTCGTTATGGCTGCCGCTCCTTTCCTCGCAGGGATGGGGAGCGCGGTCCTTCCTTCGGAAGCCCTGGCAGCGGCAGGCGGCAAGTCCGGCAGAAAGGTGCTGGTTATTTCGGCCAGTCCGCGAGAGAACAGCAATTCCGAAGCGCTTTGCGATGAATTCATGCGGGGAGCGCTTGAGTCCGGTCATGAGGTCGAAAAAATCCGTCTGGCAGATAAGAAAATCAACTACTGCACCGGATGCCTGGCTTGTGTCAGTGATCCCGGTGAATGCAGCCAGGATGATGATATGACCGGGATTTATCAGAAGATGATAGCTGCTGACATTATTGTGCTCGGCACCCCGGTCTATTTTCATGTAATGAACGGCCAGATGAAAGTTTTTATCGACAGAGTCTGCCCCGTTTATACCATGATCCGTAACAAGGATTTCTACTACGCGGTATCCTGCGCCGGAGGCGATGCGCAGGTGGAAAGTTCGGTGAACAGCCTGAAAATATTCACCAGAAGTTTCAGCGGAGCCAGAGAGAAGGGTATAATGTCCGTTACCGGGGCATGGGAAGGCGGCGCAGCCCAGTGGAGTCCCTCCTTCAAGGAGGCGTACACCATGGGGTTGAATTCCTGACTGTCCAGTACTGGGCTCGGTAAAAGCGGGTACAAGAATTTATGGAAACCGTGCCGGGTTTAGGATTCCCGGCGCAGTCTATGGATTTATGTTTTCCAAAAATATATTTCCCTTTGAATTAAAAGCAAAAGGGCACCGGCAATGAATCTGCCGGTGCCCTTTTTTGCTGATGTAGTTTTATACTGCTACGGTGTGTACAGTCCGGCCCAGATGGGCAGGTAGAGTGAAAGAACCGGCAGGCAGGAGAGAATGATCAGCACTATGAAATCCATGGCCACATACGGGATGGCTTCCTTGGCTATCTCATCCACTTCGCATCCGGCCAGGTTTGCGGCGGTGAACAGGTTGACTCCTACCGGCGGGGTGGCCTGTCCTATCGCCAGTGCGGAGATGAATATTACTCCGTAGAAAACCGGGTCGATCTTGAAAGCTGACAGTACCGGAATAAGAATCGGCATGACCAGATAGGATATTGATATAGCGTCAAGCAGCATTCCCAGAGCGAACAGGAGCAGGTTGACCAGAATGATCATGACGATTGCATTCGGGGAAACCTTGATAATAAGGTCGGCAAGGGTATCGATAACCCCGGTTACGGAGGCTGCCCAGGTGAAAATACCTGCAAAGGCGACAATGAACATGATTACCGAACTGGTCACTGCGGAATCAACGAGAATTTCCATGAGGTCCCGCCACCCGATGGACCTGTAGATTACCACCGCCACGAACAGGCTGTAAAACACAGCCACAACGGCAGCTTCGGTCGGAGTGAATATGCCGGTGTATATGCCGCCCAGAATTACAACGGGAGCCAGCAGGGCCCAGAACGATTTTCTGAGGGCTGTCATCAGTTCCGAAAAAGTCCCGCGCTTGCTTAAGCCCCTGTACCCGCGCTTGCGGGAGATGTACCAGGCCACCAGAATGGTGCCCAGCCCGGTGAGGAGTCCGGGGATAATTCCGGCAACGAAGAGGGCTGAAACGGAAACGGAAGTTATGTTGCCGTAAATAATGAAGGCGATGGACGGCGGGATGATGATTGAAAGGTCCGAAGCATTGGCGATTGTCGCACCTGCAAAGGCCTTTCCGTATCCGTTTCTGAGCATGGGGGCCATCAGGATCATTCCTACTGCGGCGGTTGTAGCCGGTCCGGAGCCGGACATTGCTCCCCAGAACATGCAGGTAAGCACTGCAACGATGGAAAGTCCCCCGGTGGCCCTGCCTACCAGCAGTTCAAAAAATGAGGCTATGTGGGCCGCGATTCCCGCCCGCTGCAGGATAACTCCGGCAAGGACGAAAAAAGGAATGGCCAGCAGCGGAAAGGATGCTATGCCCGAGGCGAAGTTCACCCCGAGCATCTCGGCTCCCAGATCGAAGTAGATGATGGTGGCCACAGCACTTACCCCGAGAGATGTGCCGATGGGGGCCCCCATGATCATGAGTATGAAAAACAGGACCAGGATAAGTATGAATTCCATTTTATTCTTCCGCCTCCCGGTCGGTCAGCTTGTTTACAGCATCCCGATATATCCCCCTGAAAATAAATACGGAAAAGACAGGCAGTCCGGCATAGTATATCCAGACAGGAATGTTCAGGGATGCAGACCGGGCCTGAAACAGGGTTATCTCATCATAGATGGCCTGAATCATAAACCAGTTGAGCACCAGAAACAGTCCGGCTGCCAGCAGGGAATAGATCAGGACCGAGGCTTTCTGCATTTTCTTGGGAAAGCGGTTGAAGAAGGTCACCATGCCAAGATGTTCGCTGCGTTCAAAAGCAATGCCTATGCCGATTATGGTTACCCAGACAAAAAGGTTGATTGTGATTTCTTCTGTCGCGGCTAATGAAAAATGGAAAATGTAACGGCTCAGGACATTGATGAACGCGATCAGCACCATGACGGCCATGCAGATGGCAACCAGCCAGTGATCAAGCCGAAAACCAAACAATAACTTTTTCACACGAAAACTCCCGGATTCGGATTTCATTGCAAAATCCGATTATCGGGCTGCCCCGGAAAGGTTTCCGGGGCAGCCATCATTCGGAACAAAGGTTCAGGATTTTTATTAATCAATCGGTGTCCGCTGCAACAGGTTCCGATCAGGGGCTGCCTGAGCGGAAAACAGTTTATGGCGAACATTCAGCCAAAAGGCCGGTGGGTCTAACGACCCATATCGGCTTTGGCCTTTTCGTAGACATCAGGACCAATTTCCTTGATCCACTTATCGTATACCGGCAGGGTGGCTTGTTCGAATGCCTTCAACTCTTCGGGAGTAAGAGAGTGAACTTCCATGCCTTTACTTTCCATGAAGGCGATGGGGTCGGGAACTTCCATTGTGTAGTTGAATTCGTCTTTGAGGATTTTCAGGGACTTGTCGCCGTCCAGTCCGGCTCTGCTCAGTGCTGTTTCAAATCTTCCGGCTTCCTGGGCAGCTTCCATGATCTGGTCCTGAATCTCTTTGGGGAAGGCCTTCCATTCGCGCTGGTTCCAGTAAATGATGAGCGGGTCGGCCAGGTAGTTCCACATGGTTGCGTACTTGTGGTACTGGTAGATCTGGATAGGAATCAGAACACCCACGGGGTTTTCCTGTCCGTCCACAACGCCCTGCTGGAAACCGGCAACGGCGTCACCCCAGTTCATGTTTACCGGGTCCGCTCCGAGCTGGCGGAATGTATCGATAAACAGGGGGTTGCCGACAACGCGGATGCGAAGTCCTTTCATGTCTTCCGGTTTTTTTACAAGAACCTTGGAGTTGGTCAGCTGGCGGAATCCGTTTTCTGCCCAGGCCAGAGGCTGCAGACGTTTTTTCTCCATGGCCTTGAAGATGGCTTTACCGGCTTCTCCGTATTTGACCTTGTCCATTGATTCAAAATCATTAAGGAAGAAGGGCAGGTGGAAAATATTGGTTTCGGGAATAACCGGGCTGATGTTGATGGTGGAATCCATTGCGCAGTCGATTACGCCTTTGGCGACCATCTGGGAACTCTTGAGCTGTGCTCCCTTGAGCAGTGCGGAGCCGAAGTAGGGCTTGACGTTGATCTGGCCGTGGGTTTTTTCCTTGACCAGTTCCGCGAATTTGGCGGCACCCATCCCCCAGTACAGTTTGGGGCCGACAGTAACCTGCATTTTGTATTCTTTTTTGAACTTTGCAGCATTGGCGGTCACGGCGGTAAGCATCATGGCCGCAGCAACGAGGACAAGCGCTGTCTTGAACATTTTATTGAAATTAAACATGTACCAACTCACTTCATCAATAAGTTTGTGTTGAAGAACGCCAAGCCCCGTCCGGGAAATGGAAGTTTCAACTAAAGCTATATATAGACTAGAGTTGCCCCGCAAAATTGAGGAGCTCGTGTGATGGGTGGATAGGAGATTCTTCACATGAGAACACCGAACACGGTAATAGAAACCGTGGTTGCAGGATCATTATGAAATGGCTCCGCAACATGTCGGCTGCTGGACAGACTCTTAGATAACCCCGGGGATGGATCAAGTTGGCGCGCCTGAAAGTGTATACTTCCAGAACTGATCAAAGGGGTCGGCAGATTACTGCCTGCGGGACTTATACCCACAAAATTTGCGGAATATCAGCATAAGTCAAATTAAATGTCTAGTCTTTTCGTGGGGGCGGATTTTGGTAGTAAAATATTCTGTCCGGTCTCGGTTTCAGCCTGTTCGGACTGCTCATGTTATTCAGTGTGTTTCCATGTATACCTTTGTTTTTTTGTGTCTGTATCCTGACGATAAATCAAAATGTTATTCGCCGTCAGTAAACCAATATCAGATTCTTTTATGCAGTATTTTATTACCTTCCGAATAATCGTATATATAATGTATGTTGTTAGGAACAAAATTGTTGGTTTTTATGTATGCAACAACATAATGTACCGATATGTACTTTTTGTGTTTATTGGTGTTTTTCTTAAAAGTAGTTTTTTGAAATTGTTTTTTGTTTAAATTAAGCATGTTGTCTTTGCGCATTAGGTGTGTCCAGACTGTGGCGAATTGTT
This window harbors:
- a CDS encoding TRAP transporter small permease, producing MKKLLFGFRLDHWLVAICMAVMVLIAFINVLSRYIFHFSLAATEEITINLFVWVTIIGIGIAFERSEHLGMVTFFNRFPKKMQKASVLIYSLLAAGLFLVLNWFMIQAIYDEITLFQARSASLNIPVWIYYAGLPVFSVFIFRGIYRDAVNKLTDREAEE
- a CDS encoding NAD(P)H-dependent oxidoreductase; amino-acid sequence: MSDRTKPEDKKTAVSLERRDFLKAGVVMAAAPFLAGMGSAVLPSEALAAAGGKSGRKVLVISASPRENSNSEALCDEFMRGALESGHEVEKIRLADKKINYCTGCLACVSDPGECSQDDDMTGIYQKMIAADIIVLGTPVYFHVMNGQMKVFIDRVCPVYTMIRNKDFYYAVSCAGGDAQVESSVNSLKIFTRSFSGAREKGIMSVTGAWEGGAAQWSPSFKEAYTMGLNS
- a CDS encoding DctP family TRAP transporter solute-binding subunit; this translates as MFNFNKMFKTALVLVAAAMMLTAVTANAAKFKKEYKMQVTVGPKLYWGMGAAKFAELVKEKTHGQINVKPYFGSALLKGAQLKSSQMVAKGVIDCAMDSTINISPVIPETNIFHLPFFLNDFESMDKVKYGEAGKAIFKAMEKKRLQPLAWAENGFRQLTNSKVLVKKPEDMKGLRIRVVGNPLFIDTFRQLGADPVNMNWGDAVAGFQQGVVDGQENPVGVLIPIQIYQYHKYATMWNYLADPLIIYWNQREWKAFPKEIQDQIMEAAQEAGRFETALSRAGLDGDKSLKILKDEFNYTMEVPDPIAFMESKGMEVHSLTPEELKAFEQATLPVYDKWIKEIGPDVYEKAKADMGR
- a CDS encoding TRAP transporter large permease, coding for MEFILILVLFFILMIMGAPIGTSLGVSAVATIIYFDLGAEMLGVNFASGIASFPLLAIPFFVLAGVILQRAGIAAHIASFFELLVGRATGGLSIVAVLTCMFWGAMSGSGPATTAAVGMILMAPMLRNGYGKAFAGATIANASDLSIIIPPSIAFIIYGNITSVSVSALFVAGIIPGLLTGLGTILVAWYISRKRGYRGLSKRGTFSELMTALRKSFWALLAPVVILGGIYTGIFTPTEAAVVAVFYSLFVAVVIYRSIGWRDLMEILVDSAVTSSVIMFIVAFAGIFTWAASVTGVIDTLADLIIKVSPNAIVMIILVNLLLFALGMLLDAISISYLVMPILIPVLSAFKIDPVFYGVIFISALAIGQATPPVGVNLFTAANLAGCEVDEIAKEAIPYVAMDFIVLIILSCLPVLSLYLPIWAGLYTP
- a CDS encoding cyclophilin-like fold protein, which codes for MNIFVSRVVPLLFVGFIFCLFILIKAGDVKASDAGKDSANGLALSDMQVKITSKGKTAVFRLYDTVAARQFYDQLPLSLDLSNFRDAQWMFYPPQKLSVAAEEAYHDGKKGELSYYEPWGDVFMLYKDFYAGDEMHRLGIGLSGVDDIAGMSGEAVIQKFKPNKATGKTVMQIKVQANGQEVVFELNDSQASKDLYAQLPIDIKVENYSSNEKIFYPAKKLGTANTPLVKSARTGTLAYYAPWGDVVMFYGSFGSASGLYELGHAVQGSENIRKLSGTIRVEK